A region of the Muricauda sp. MAR_2010_75 genome:
ATGGCTTTTACCAATTTACCATCCGAAGCTTTATGCAAGGTAAACTCAAATGGAGTTCCTGCACTTGAAAACGTATTGATGTAATAGGTGTAATCGGCACTAAAATCAGCAGTATTGGTACCCTCTTTCGTAGAAAGTCGCTTTTTCTTTTTTCCTTTTGTTGAAATGCTATACACATCCCGATTGATGGACCCATTCTCCACGGATTGGTAGTAAATCCGGTCATGCGAAGCATCATAGCCATAATACCTCGTAACCTCCCAAGGCCCTTCGGTAATCTGGTTTTTCAGCTTTCCATCCTTTGCATATAGATATAAATGGTTGAACCCATCCTTTTCACTGGTCCAAATAAAACTGTCATCGGCCAAAAAGGTAAGGTCGTCATCGATATCCACGTAGGCTTTATCTGTTTCTTCCAACAGAACAGATACCGTATTATTGGCAGCATTTACATCCAACAACTTTAAATCATTTTGGTGGCGATTCAAGGTCTGGACACTCAAATGATCTGGACTGTTCATCCATTTGATTCTTGGAATGTAGTAAGGTTCTCCCAAATCAACCGGAGTTATGGCGCCCGAGGATACATCTAACAGATGTAATGTAACCTTGGAATTGGCCTCGCCTGCCTTGGGGTATTTAAACTCATAGGCGTATGGGTAAAGATTGGTCCCGTACACGTCCATGGTATACAAGGGAACATCAGTCTCATCAAATCGAAGGAAGGCTATTTTGGTTCCATCACTGTTCCATTCAAAAGCACGGACAAAGGCAAATTCCTCTTCATACACCCAATCGGTTACGCCATTGATGATGGTTCCTTTTTTGCCATCCACGGTCATTTTTTTGGTGGATCTGGAGGCCACATCAAACATATAAAGATTGTTGTCCAGCACATACGCCACTTTTGTGCCATCCGGTGATAGCATAGGCTCCTGAATCTTGATCTCGGAAATTTGGGTCAGGCTTTTTGAAGCAGTGTCATATACGTAGTATATGCCCAATCGGGAGCGTCTGAATATGGGTTCCACTTCTGTGGCCAACAATACTTTGGATTCATCCTCACTGAATGAATAAGACGTAAAATAAGGCACATTGCCCGTAGATGAAACAATGGTTTCTACCTTTTCCAAAGTTTCATAATTATATTTATCCAAACTGCTGGTCTCAGGGGAACGGGAAAAATTAAGAATTGTGTATTGATTTCCATTTTTCATGGACCGAAGTACATCCATTCGTTCTGTCTGGAATTCACCGCCCCAAATTTCCTCGAGGGTGATTTTTTTCTTCTGTGCGGTTGAAATGGTAAGAAACCCTAAAACAGAAACGAACAGGAGGAACTGTTTTCTCATACGTAAGAATTGATTAAAAACTCCCAAGTTTACTAATATTTATCCAAAAAATAAATTTTGGTGTTGCATTTACAACAATAATTGCAGTTCCAAACATGGTTTATCCGCTCAATGGCATACATAGTATAAACCAAAGTTCTATTATATTTATATTTGATGCCTTTAACCCAGCACTATGAACACTCCTGTTGAAGGATTCTCGAAACGCTCCAAAGCCGAAAAGATAGATTGGATTGCCCAGCACTATACCAAAGACCCCGAGGCTGCCAAACGCATCTTGGAACAATACTGGAACACTGACCCGAAGGTGCAGAAACTGCATGATGAGTTCATAGAAAACACCATTTCCAATTATTATCTCCCTTTTGCCGTTGCCCCAAACTTTTTGATCAATGATACACTCTATGCCATACCCATGGCCATTGAAGAGAGTTCGGTTGTGGCGGCTGCAAGCAAAGCAGCCAAATTTTGGTTGGGTCGGGGTGGGTTCAAAACTAAAATCTTGGGGACCGAAAAGGTGGGACAGGTACATTTTATGTATAGGGGCAATATCCAAACGCTTCATACCTTTTTTGAGGAACTTAAACCCGAACTCAGAAAAAGCGTCTCTGATATCACTGGAAATATGGAAAAACGAGGCGGCGGTATCAAAGAAATTCAATTGAGGGATCTCAACGACCAAATGGAAGGTTACTACCAACTCCATTGCACCTTTGAGACCTTGGATGCCATGGGTGCCAATTTTATCAATTCGTGTTTGGAACAGTTCGCCAAGACGTTAAAAGACGAAGCCCAAAAGTATGAGGCCTTTTCTGAAGAGGATAAGAACTTGGAAGTGGTGATGAGCATTCTGTCCAATTATGTCCCCAATTGTTTGGTTAGGGCCGAGGTAAGTTGCCAAGTCTCCCAACTTGATAAGGATCCTGTAGCCGCTGAGGAATTTGCCTCCAAGTTTGTGCAGGCCGTAACCATTGCCAAATTAGAGCCTTACCGTGCCGTAACCCACAACAAAGGCATTATGAACGGCATTGACGCGGTGGTCTTGGCCACTGGGAACGATTTTAGGGCCGTGGAGGCCGGCGTACATGCCTATGCCGCCAAGGATGGTCGCTATACAAGTTTGACCCATGCCGCCGTTGAAGGAGACACCTTCAAGTTTTGGATTGAAGTGCCTTTAGCCTTGGGAACCGTTGGCGGATTGACCACCTTGCATCCTTTGGTAAAGCTTGCTTTGGAGATTCTTCAGAATCCATCTGCAAAAGAACTTATGGAACTAGTTGCTGTGGCTGGACTGGCCCAGAATTTTGCCGCCGTTCGGTCTTTGGTCACGACAGGAATCCAAAAAGGGCACATGAAAATGCACTTGCTGAACATGCTCAACCAACTGGGGGCCACAGAAACCGAAAAGCAACAACTTGTGGAGCATTTTAAATATCATGTGGTGACAAATGCTTCGGTAAAGGAAGCCTTGGAAAAGATTCAATCCCAATAATGCCAAAGAAGTTTTACAGCAACGGAAAACTGCTGCTCTCTGGGGAGTATGCCATCTTGGATGGGGCTCTCGGTCTTGCCATTCCCACTAAACATGGTCAATCATTAAAAGTTTCCGATTTAGATTCAGGAACCATACAATGGACAAGTTTTGATGAGAAAAGGGAAATGTGGTTTCAAGCCGAATTTGACTTGGAAAGCTTGGAAATAAAAACTGCTTCGGACGAGAACGTAGGCCAAACCTTGGTTCAACTGTTTTCAGAAGCGCGACTGCAAAATCCTGATTTTCTTTCCAAAAGCAGTGGGGTTGCCATTGAAACACATTTGGGTTTTCCGCGCTCATGGGGACTGGGTACTTCATCAACCTTAATAAACAACATGGCCAATTGGGCCCAAGTGGATGCCTACCAGTTGCTTTGGAATGCCTTTGGCGGCAGCGGATACGACATTGCTTGTGCGCAACATAATTCCCCAATTACCTATCAATTGCAAGATGATTCCCCAAAAGTCACTGAGGTTGTTTTTGACCCTCCTTTTAAGGAATCGCTTTATTTTGTGCACCTCAATCAAAAACAGAATAGCAAAGAGGCCATCGCTGCTTATCGAAAGCAAGAATTCGACAAGAAGGACCTTATCCGTGACATATCTTCCCTCACCGAAAAAATGGTCAATGCCGCAACATTACAGGAGTTTCAATCGCTTATGGAACAACATGAAGTTATCATGTCCAACGTTCTCCAAATTCCTACGGTAAAATCGGAACTTTTTTTGGATTACTCAGGTGCCATCAAAAGTCTGGGTGCCTGGGGTGGTGACTTTGTTTTGGCCGCGGGAAATGAAGATAGTTTGTATTATTTTAACAACAAGGGGTACAATACGGTAATCCCATTCTCAAAAATGGTACTCTAAGCATCCAAAAAAACATAACTCCCTTTTTTCCATAAACCCAAACACGGGTTTCGTCAATTGAGGTTCCAATTTCTTATCCTCTTCTTATAGCTTTGGAGATATGTCTTCCATGTATAACATATTGGCTGCCTTACTCTGCTCCCTGCTCTTTTATTTCCCAGCCTATTCGCAAATCAATGAACAGACTGATGCTCGGTTAAAAACGTTTTTGGAAGAAAGCTCCCTAGTCACATTTAAGGAGGTCCAGTCCGAGGCCATTGGGTGTATTTTAAAACACAAGGTTTACTTCATCAATCGATATACAAAGAACACTTACCAAAACGATAGAACCCGCGAAGACAAATTCATTGTTTTGGACACAGGGGAAGAAATTATGCATTTTGAGCAAATCAACAGCAATACATCCCTTGATGATTTTTTGAATGTCATAAAAGATGACTTTGTTCTAGATCCACAAACGGCCCCTCTTTTTGAGGACTTGTTAGATATTATTTACCCTGTGGCCGCCTGGAAGGTGGACAAAAGGGAATTTTTTCACAAAAATGGCAGCTGGTATTTTCTGCGTGATGCCTATTTCCGTACCAAACAGGGTTTTGAAGTAACCATAGATCCTGATGGGAAAATCACTTCCATTCGCTATAAAATGAAGTGGGATGAACCCGATAGATTATAAAATTACACCATAAACTTAACCACAAAAAAGGGCCGTTCTTAAGAACGGCCCTTTTTTAAATAGTTATGTTATTTCCTAATAAAAGGTTGCGCGTTTATCTTCAATTTCAGACTTTTCTTTAAGTGCATTGTACACCGCCCCGTTTACACGGTTGGCCGCACTACTACGCAGGTTGTTGGCATAGGTACTGAAGTTTTCCATACTTGGGGCATCTTGTTTATTGGTCACTTTTACCATAAAGACTCCGGTTACGCCCTTGATCAGGCCGGAAGTTTGATCTTGGTCAAGGCTAAACGCTGTTCCAACCACAAGGGGTTCCCTTCCTGCTCCTGGGATTGTTGGAGCTTTAATGGTCAGTGCCGTGGCACTGTTCAAACTAACATTGTTATCGGAAGCAATGGTATTCATGTCTTTTCCTTGATTTGCTGCTATGATCTGCTCTGCCTTACGTTCTTTTCTTATTTCTGGCAATGCCGTTGCCGAAGCATCCTCTGGGGTCATGAGACCTTTCTTGTACTTCTTGGTCAATTGTACGATGGCATATCCGTTGTTCACGTTGAACCGTCTTATATCGCCTACACTGGTTTCATCATTAAAGGCCCATTGTACAATACTACGCTGCGACCCCAAACCAGGAAGGTTCTCTTCCATTTCCCTAATTTTGTTTACAGGTCTTACGGTGTAGTTGCTCTCTCTGGCTATATCTCCAAAATTCTCAGGCTCATCATCCAAAGTGGCCATTTCAAATTTGGTGGCATCCGTAAAAAGCGTGTTGATGGTCTCTTCGGAAGGTTCAATTTCACGGGAAAGTGTGGCTACTTGAACCACATCTTGTTTGTCATCTATTTTAATGACATGGTATCCAAATTGGGTCTCCACCAAATCAATGGTTCCTACAGGGTTGTTAAAGCAAAAATCATTGAATTCATCGGCCATAACACCTTCTTGGAAATAACCCAGATCCCCACCACGTGGTGCAGAGGGTCCATCAGAATTTTCACGGGCCAAGGTTGTAAAGATGGCATCTTCTTGTTTGGCCTCGGCCAAAAGCTCCTTGGCTCTTGCCTCAGCTTCTTCCTTGGTTCTTGTAATACTTGGATTGGCTCGCTCGGCTCCCTCCCAAGTAATCAAAATGTGGCTTGCTTTTACCGTTCCATCTTCTTTCTTATCCATGATTTTGGAAACGCGGTAAAAATCACCATCCTTGTACGGGCCATAGACTTCACCAACGCCCAAGCTCATTAGAGTATCTGAGGCAACAGCTGGCAAATCGTTCTTGGCTTTGTAAATGGTATCGAATTTGGTATCTGAATTACGATCCAAGAATGCGGCCATATCAGTGGTATTCTTAAAACCAGGAATGGTATCGGTAGCATCTCTTTCTTCAGAATATTCAACCGTATCGCTTAACAAGGCAGTGATGGCGTCTTTCACAGCCGCTTCGTCTTCGGCAGACGCTTTTTCTTCAAAATATACAAAGCGAATGTCCCTTGCCTTCTCTTGTTGAAATTGATCTTGATGTTTGCTGATGTAGGACTGAATCTCGTCTTTGGACACTTGAATGGTGCTATCTGGAATGGAACTATAGGGCACCCGAACGTATTGGATGTCCACTTTCTCGTTGGCCAATTGA
Encoded here:
- a CDS encoding S9 family peptidase, which codes for MRKQFLLFVSVLGFLTISTAQKKKITLEEIWGGEFQTERMDVLRSMKNGNQYTILNFSRSPETSSLDKYNYETLEKVETIVSSTGNVPYFTSYSFSEDESKVLLATEVEPIFRRSRLGIYYVYDTASKSLTQISEIKIQEPMLSPDGTKVAYVLDNNLYMFDVASRSTKKMTVDGKKGTIINGVTDWVYEEEFAFVRAFEWNSDGTKIAFLRFDETDVPLYTMDVYGTNLYPYAYEFKYPKAGEANSKVTLHLLDVSSGAITPVDLGEPYYIPRIKWMNSPDHLSVQTLNRHQNDLKLLDVNAANNTVSVLLEETDKAYVDIDDDLTFLADDSFIWTSEKDGFNHLYLYAKDGKLKNQITEGPWEVTRYYGYDASHDRIYYQSVENGSINRDVYSISTKGKKKKRLSTKEGTNTADFSADYTYYINTFSSAGTPFEFTLHKASDGKLVKAIKDNSALMHKLQEYELVPKEFSTININGYDLNMWMIKPANFDPNKKYPLLMFQYSGPGSQQVANTWLGSNDYWHQLLASEGYIVACVDGRGTGLKGRDFKKLTQKELGKYEVEDQIAAAKKLSELSYIDENRTGIWGWSYGGFMSTNCILKGNNVFEMAIAVAPVTSWRFYDTIYTERYMQTPQENPSGYDDNSPFNYPELLKGKYLLVHGSGDDNVHVQNTMRMIEALVQANKQFDWAIYPDKNHGIYGGNTRLHLFTKMTNFVKENL
- a CDS encoding hydroxymethylglutaryl-CoA reductase, degradative; this encodes MNTPVEGFSKRSKAEKIDWIAQHYTKDPEAAKRILEQYWNTDPKVQKLHDEFIENTISNYYLPFAVAPNFLINDTLYAIPMAIEESSVVAAASKAAKFWLGRGGFKTKILGTEKVGQVHFMYRGNIQTLHTFFEELKPELRKSVSDITGNMEKRGGGIKEIQLRDLNDQMEGYYQLHCTFETLDAMGANFINSCLEQFAKTLKDEAQKYEAFSEEDKNLEVVMSILSNYVPNCLVRAEVSCQVSQLDKDPVAAEEFASKFVQAVTIAKLEPYRAVTHNKGIMNGIDAVVLATGNDFRAVEAGVHAYAAKDGRYTSLTHAAVEGDTFKFWIEVPLALGTVGGLTTLHPLVKLALEILQNPSAKELMELVAVAGLAQNFAAVRSLVTTGIQKGHMKMHLLNMLNQLGATETEKQQLVEHFKYHVVTNASVKEALEKIQSQ
- a CDS encoding peptidylprolyl isomerase, producing MAILENIRKRTTILILIIGLALFAFVISGVFTSNNFAGGKMGSEVAEINGESISIDEFRREVETASRRYGPNFSSTQLVNTVYDQEVRKAILNQQFEDLGIDVESDQIIEFVKTSGYAQIPDFLDENGIFNEEVFKSAIADWRANDPLRYDAWLQDEKAIIQAAKERMYFNLIKGGVGATLAEGEFDYQLANEKVDIQYVRVPYSSIPDSTIQVSKDEIQSYISKHQDQFQQEKARDIRFVYFEEKASAEDEAAVKDAITALLSDTVEYSEERDATDTIPGFKNTTDMAAFLDRNSDTKFDTIYKAKNDLPAVASDTLMSLGVGEVYGPYKDGDFYRVSKIMDKKEDGTVKASHILITWEGAERANPSITRTKEEAEARAKELLAEAKQEDAIFTTLARENSDGPSAPRGGDLGYFQEGVMADEFNDFCFNNPVGTIDLVETQFGYHVIKIDDKQDVVQVATLSREIEPSEETINTLFTDATKFEMATLDDEPENFGDIARESNYTVRPVNKIREMEENLPGLGSQRSIVQWAFNDETSVGDIRRFNVNNGYAIVQLTKKYKKGLMTPEDASATALPEIRKERKAEQIIAANQGKDMNTIASDNNVSLNSATALTIKAPTIPGAGREPLVVGTAFSLDQDQTSGLIKGVTGVFMVKVTNKQDAPSMENFSTYANNLRSSAANRVNGAVYNALKEKSEIEDKRATFY
- a CDS encoding GYDIA family GHMP kinase, translating into MPKKFYSNGKLLLSGEYAILDGALGLAIPTKHGQSLKVSDLDSGTIQWTSFDEKREMWFQAEFDLESLEIKTASDENVGQTLVQLFSEARLQNPDFLSKSSGVAIETHLGFPRSWGLGTSSTLINNMANWAQVDAYQLLWNAFGGSGYDIACAQHNSPITYQLQDDSPKVTEVVFDPPFKESLYFVHLNQKQNSKEAIAAYRKQEFDKKDLIRDISSLTEKMVNAATLQEFQSLMEQHEVIMSNVLQIPTVKSELFLDYSGAIKSLGAWGGDFVLAAGNEDSLYYFNNKGYNTVIPFSKMVL